The following coding sequences lie in one Arachis stenosperma cultivar V10309 chromosome 5, arast.V10309.gnm1.PFL2, whole genome shotgun sequence genomic window:
- the LOC130982977 gene encoding UDP-glucose 4-epimerase GEPI48 isoform X1, which translates to MASRVSINFPSSTPPSSPYLNPFRSSHNNLPSNNTQSFSSHSSSSLNSSLTTSNMAPKTVLVTGGAGYIGSHTVLQLLLGGFRTVVVDNLDNSSEVAIHRVKELAGEFAGNLIFHQTDLRDRAALEQIFASTKFDAVIHFAGLKAVGESVQKPLLYYNNNLIGTITLLEVMAAHGCKKLVFSSSATVYGWPKEVPCTEEFPLSAMNPYGRTKLTIEEICRDVYHSEKDWKIILLRYFNPVGAHPSGHIGEDPRGIPNNLMPFVQQVAVGRRPALTVFGTDYNTVDGTGVRDYIHVVDLADGHIAALLKLDEPNIGCEVYNLGTGKGTSVLEMVKAFEKASGKKIPLVMAGRRAGDAEIVYASTEKAERELKWKAKYGIEEMCRDQWNWASKNPYGYGSEDSKDTTD; encoded by the exons ATGGCTTCTCGCGTCAGCATCAACTTCCCTTCTTCTACTCCACCTTCCTCCCCTTATTTAAATCCCTTTCGTTCTTCTCATAACAACCTTCCTTCTAATAATACTCAGTCATTTTCTTCCCACTCTTCTTCGTCTCTCAACTCCTCTTTAACTACCTCTAATATGGCTCCTAAAACTGTCCTCGTTACCGGCGGTGCCGGTTACATCGGCAGCCACACCGTCCTTCAGCTCCTTCTCGGCGGCTTCAGGACCGTCGTTGTTGATAACTTGGATAATTCTTCCGAAGTTGCCATCCACAGAGTCAAGGAGCTCGCCGGTGAATTCGCTGGCAACCTCATCTTTCACCAG ACTGACCTCAGAGACAGAGCTGCACTTGAGCAAATATTTGCTTCCACAAA GTTTGATGCTGTGATACATTTTGCTGGACTGAAAGCAGTAGGTGAAAGTGTGCAGAAACCGTTACTGTATTATAACAACAACTTGATTGGGACCATCACTCTGTTGGAAGTGATGGCTGCTCATGGATGCAAGAAG CTTGTGTTCTCATCCTCTGCCACCGTATATGGTTGGCCAAAGGAGGTTCCATGTACGGAAGAGTTCCCTCTGTCAGCAATGAATCCATATGGACGAACTAAG CTTACCATTGAAGAAATTTGTCGTGATGTTTACCATTCTGAGAAAGACTGGAAAATAATATTGTTGAGATACTTCAACCCAGTGGGCGCACATCCTAGTGGTCATATTGGGGAGGATCCTCGTGGAATTCCAAACAATCTGATGCCATTTGTTCAGCAAGTAGCAGTTGGCAGGCGGCCTGCACTAACAGTCTTTGGAACTGATTATAATACCGTTGACGGCACTGGG GTTCGTGATTACATTCATGTTGTCGATTTAGCAGACGGGCACATTGCTGCATTGCTTAAACTGGATGAACCTAATATAG GCTGTGAGGTTTATAACTTGGGCACTGGAAAGGGGACATCAGTGCTGGAGATGGTTAAAGCTTTTGAAAAAGCCTCTGGAAAG AAAATTCCACTTGTGATGGCTGGCCGAAGAGCTGGGGATGCTGAAATCGTTTATGCATCAACAGAGAAAGCAGAAAGAGAACTTAAGTGGAA GGCAAAATACGGCATTGAGGAGATGTGCCGTGACCAATGGAATTGGGCTAGCAAAAACCCTTATGGCTATGGATCTGAAGATTCTAAAGACACTACTGATTAG
- the LOC130982977 gene encoding UDP-glucose 4-epimerase GEPI48 isoform X2, with amino-acid sequence MMYYLFDLMANRLTDLRDRAALEQIFASTKFDAVIHFAGLKAVGESVQKPLLYYNNNLIGTITLLEVMAAHGCKKLVFSSSATVYGWPKEVPCTEEFPLSAMNPYGRTKLTIEEICRDVYHSEKDWKIILLRYFNPVGAHPSGHIGEDPRGIPNNLMPFVQQVAVGRRPALTVFGTDYNTVDGTGVRDYIHVVDLADGHIAALLKLDEPNIGCEVYNLGTGKGTSVLEMVKAFEKASGKKIPLVMAGRRAGDAEIVYASTEKAERELKWKAKYGIEEMCRDQWNWASKNPYGYGSEDSKDTTD; translated from the exons ATGATGTActatttatttgatttgatgGCGAATCGGCTG ACTGACCTCAGAGACAGAGCTGCACTTGAGCAAATATTTGCTTCCACAAA GTTTGATGCTGTGATACATTTTGCTGGACTGAAAGCAGTAGGTGAAAGTGTGCAGAAACCGTTACTGTATTATAACAACAACTTGATTGGGACCATCACTCTGTTGGAAGTGATGGCTGCTCATGGATGCAAGAAG CTTGTGTTCTCATCCTCTGCCACCGTATATGGTTGGCCAAAGGAGGTTCCATGTACGGAAGAGTTCCCTCTGTCAGCAATGAATCCATATGGACGAACTAAG CTTACCATTGAAGAAATTTGTCGTGATGTTTACCATTCTGAGAAAGACTGGAAAATAATATTGTTGAGATACTTCAACCCAGTGGGCGCACATCCTAGTGGTCATATTGGGGAGGATCCTCGTGGAATTCCAAACAATCTGATGCCATTTGTTCAGCAAGTAGCAGTTGGCAGGCGGCCTGCACTAACAGTCTTTGGAACTGATTATAATACCGTTGACGGCACTGGG GTTCGTGATTACATTCATGTTGTCGATTTAGCAGACGGGCACATTGCTGCATTGCTTAAACTGGATGAACCTAATATAG GCTGTGAGGTTTATAACTTGGGCACTGGAAAGGGGACATCAGTGCTGGAGATGGTTAAAGCTTTTGAAAAAGCCTCTGGAAAG AAAATTCCACTTGTGATGGCTGGCCGAAGAGCTGGGGATGCTGAAATCGTTTATGCATCAACAGAGAAAGCAGAAAGAGAACTTAAGTGGAA GGCAAAATACGGCATTGAGGAGATGTGCCGTGACCAATGGAATTGGGCTAGCAAAAACCCTTATGGCTATGGATCTGAAGATTCTAAAGACACTACTGATTAG
- the LOC130982978 gene encoding dynamin-related protein 5A-like, which produces MENLISLVNKIQRACTALGDYGEATALPTLWDSLPAIAVVGGQSSGKSSVLESIVGKDFLPRGSGIVTRRPLVLQLHKGEEGSKEYAEFLHLPRKRFTDFAAVRKEIQDETDRETGKTKQISSVPIHLSIYSPYVVNLTLIDLPGLTKVAVEGQPDSIVQDIENMVRSYIEKPNCIILAISPANQDLATSDAIKISREVDPTGERTFGVLTKIDLMDKGTDAVEMLEGRAFRLKYPWIGVVNRSQADINKNVDMIAARRREREYFSSTPEYKHLAHRMGSEYLAKVLSKHLEAVIKSKIPGIQSLISKTIAELEAELSRLGKPIAADDGGKLYAIMEICRSFDQIFKEHLDGVRPGGDRIYNVFDNQLPAALKRLQFDKQLSMENIKKLITEADGYQPHLIAPEQGYRRLIESSLITIKGPAEAAVDAVHSLLKDLVHKSISETLDLKQYPSLRAEVGNAAIDSLEKMRDESKKATLQLVDMECGYLTVDFFRKLPQDIDKGGNPTHSIFDRYNDSYLRRIGSNVLSYVGMVCATLRHLIPKSIVHCQVREAKRSLLDHFFTELGKIEPKRLSSLLNEDPAVMERRSALRKRLELYRSAQAEIDSVAWSK; this is translated from the exons ATGGAGAACCTAATATCTTTGGTGAACAAAATACAGAGAGCATGCACCGCTTTAGGTGACTACGGCGAAGCTACTGCCCTCCCTACTCTCTGGGACTCTCTTCCCGCCATCGCGGTCGTCGGTGGCCAGAGCTCCGGGAAGTCCTCCGTCTTAGAGAGCATCGTTGGCAAGGATTTCTTACCAAGAGGATCCG GGATCGTTACTCGGCGACCGCTTGTGTTGCAGCTGCACAAAGGTGAAGAGGGAAGCAAAGAGTACGCTGAGTTTCTTCATCTTCCCAGGAAGAGGTTCACTGATTTCG CTGCTGTGAGGAAGGAGATTCAAGATGAAACTGATAGGGAGACTGGAAAAACTAAACAGATTTCAAGCGTACCAATTCATCTTAGTATATATTCTCCCTATG TTGTTAACTTGACACTCATCGATCTTCCTGGCCTTACAAAGGTAGCTGTAG AGGGTCAACCAGATAGTATTGTGCAAGACATTGAGAATATGGTTCGCTCTTACATCGAGAAG CCAAACTGTATAATTTTGGCTATTTCACCAGCCAATCAAGATCTTGCAACATCGGATGCAATCAAAATTTCCCGTGAAGTGGATCCCACtg GAGAAAGGACATTTGGTGTGTTGACCAAGATTGATCTTATGGATAAGGGTACTGATGCTGTTGAG ATGCTGGAGGGGAGAGCTTTTAGGTTGAAGTATCCCTGGATTGGTGTTGTCAACAGATCACAAGCAGATATTAACAAGAATGTTGACATGATTGCTGCTAGGCGTAGAGAACGTGAATACTTTTCTAGTACCCCTGAATACAAACATCTTGCTCACAGAATGGGTTCTGAGTATCTTGCAAAAGTGCTTTCAAAG CATTTGGAAGCAGTGATCAAGTCCAAAATTCCAGGCATTCAATCTCTTATTAGTAAAACCATTGCTGAACTTGAAGCTGAATTGAGCCGTTTGGGAAAGCCTATTGCAGCTGATGACGGG GGAAAGTTGTATGCAATCATGGAAATATGCCGCTCATTTGATCAAATATTTAAAGAGCATCTTGATGGCGT GCGGCCTGGAGGGGATAGAATTTACAATGTCTTTGACAATCAGCTCCCTGCTGCTTTAAAAAGGTTGCAGTTTGATAAGCAGCTATCAATGGAAAATATAAAGAAACTCATTACGGAAGCTGATGGATATCAACCTCATCTAATAGCTCCAGAACAAGGATACCGTCGCCTCATTGAATCTTCTTTAATTACTATCAAGGGACCAGCTGAGGCAGCTGTAGACGCG GTTCATTCCCTTTTAAAAGACCTTGTTCACAAATCTATTAGTGAGACTCTG GACTTGAAGCAATATCCTAGTCTCCGCGCTGAGGTGGGGAATGCAGCTATTGATTCCCTAGAAAAAATGAGGGATGAAAGCAAGAAAGCAACACTACAGCTCGTTGATATGGAGTGTGGCTATTTGACTGTTGATTTCTTTCGAAAGCTTCCTCAAGATATTGATAAGGGTGGCAATCCTACACACTCAATCTTTGATAGATATAATGATTCATACCTGAGGCGAATCG GGAGCAATGTTTTGTCCTACGTTGGTATGGTTTGTGCGACTCTACGGCATTTGATTCCCAAGTCAATTGTCCATTGTCAAGTGCGAGAAGCCAAACGAAGCCTACTTGATCACTTCTTCACCGAGCTAGGCAAGATTGAG CCTAAGCGTCTGTCTTCATTGCTGAATGAGGATCCTGCAGTCATGGAAAGAAGAAGTGCCCTCAGAAAGAGGCTTGAGTTATACCGAAGTGCACAAGCGGAAATTGATTCAGTTGCTTGGTCCAAGTAG